The segment CGGTGTTATCCTCCGCTAGTTTGTACTCGCGCAACAAGCTCTTGAATCTTTCATAATCGCACTTCTTTGCCGCTTCCGAGAGAAGGTCGGAGTATTGGTCCGCAATGCCGGCATGTATCGCAGCAGCGCTAGCAGCGTCCTTCGCCTTGGCCGCGTGCGCGGCCGCGTCGCCCTCGTCGGAGGAAGCACCTGATATCGCTGCGACGACCAGAAAGGACGCTAGCGCGATGCACGTGGTGAGTCGTTTGACAAAGCTCGGCCGCAAGGCGGTGCCCCCGAAAAGCGGACTTACACGGCTCCTCGAAACGGTGAGGCCGTGGATGCGGACGTTCTAGGCGCCGGTCCGCCCATACCTGCGGCCAAGGCTCACCGTGCGTGACGACCGAACCGGCAGGCATGTCGCTATCAGTCGAGCAGATCGTGCCGATCGGATCGCTTCTGATCGCTTTCGCCACCGTGGTCTTCACCACGATCATGCTGGCGCGGCAATCGCGGCAGATGGAGCACGAGCGCAACGCGCTGGCGATGCTGGAAGCCATCGACCGCCTCTCTTCTGTCCACGTCGTGACCGTCTTCGAACATCTCAAAGGTGTCGAGGCACGCTACCCGACCGACAAGGACATCGCCGAGAAGTTTGTCGGCTCAGAGGATGAGCGTGCGTTCTTCGTCGTGGGCCAATACGTCGAGACGATCGCCTGCTTGGCGCGCCGGCGCGTTCTCGACGCTTCGCTGCTCGTGGACGCCATCGGCTACATGCTGCGTTTCCGCTGGGCGACCATCGAGAAGTTCGTGGCGCATTGGCGGCGCTACAACAACAACGAATTTCTGTTTGAGAACTTCGAGTGGCTAGCGCGGTACAGCAATTGGTGGAAAGACACTCCCAGGCCGCGCGACCCGAATTACGACCCCAATCAGTTCAGCAAATGAAAAACTGAGGCGCCCTTGCGGGCGCCTCAGTCGATTCTAGTACAGCTCGACTTCGCTGAGATTCTTTTCGATCTTGCGCTTGACGCGCTGCAGCGCGTTGTCGATCGACTTCACGTGGCGATTCAGATCGCGCGCCATCTCTTGGTACGATTTGCCCTCGAGATAAGACAGCAGCACCTGCGACTCGAGGTCGCTAAGGTTCTCCTGAATCCGCTCCTTGATGTCTTCCGACACTTCCTGGTTGATGACCAGTTCTTCCGGATCCGACATCTTGGCGCTGGCCATGACGTCGAGCAGCGTGCGCTCGCTGTCCTCATCGTAGATCGGCTTGTTCAAGCTGATGTACTGGTTCAACGGGATGTGCTTCTGGCGCGTCGCGGTCTTGATGGCCGTGATGATTTGACGCGTGATGCACAGCTCGGCAAACGCTCGGAACGACGATAGCTTGTCTGCCCGGAAGTCGCGCACGGCCTTGTAGAGGCCGATCATGCCTTCCTGGATGATGTCTTCGCGATCAGCGCCGATGAGAAAGTAGCTCTTGGCCTTGATGCGGACGAAGTTCTTATATTTGTTGAGCAGGAACTCCATGGCGAGATTGTCGCCACACTTCGCTGCATTGACGAGTTCTTCGTCCGCTCGCTCGCTATAATCCAGTGTATCTTCCGCTTGGCGGAGTGCTCCCAAAGTTTTTTCCTTGACCCCCGATTTTTGAGTATTACGCACCCTTAATGTCCCTACCGATTATAGGGTCCGTCCCTCATTTCGTCAAGGATTACCGGGACAATAGGGGTGTGCTATGTCGTAGCGGCCGTTTTGGAACGCTGACGCACTACCTCGTATAATACCACAGCCCCAGCGGATGCTGCGTTGAGCGACGCCACGCGTCCCAAAACCGGGATCCGGACCAAGCGGTCGCAGCGCTCGGCCACCAGCCGCGAGAGCCCCTTGCCCTCGGAACCGACCACCAGGGTGCACTTCCCTAGATAGTCGGCTAGGGTATAGGGAACGGCAGTCGGCAGAGTGGCCAAGCCGACGACCCAGTGGCCGTCTTCTTTGAGGTCTTCCAACGCTCGGACCAGGTTCGGCACGCGCGCGATCGGCAGGTGCGAAGCCGCTCCGGCAGCCGCCCTTCTCGCGGCCGCCGTGACGCCCGCGCCGCGCCGCTCGGGGATCACGACTGCTTGCGCCCCGGCGCATTCGGCATTGCGCACGAGCGCGCCGAGATTGTGGGGATCTTCGATGTGGTCGAGCGCCAGCACGAGCGCGCTCTCGTTTTTGCGCAGCGCGTCGCGAGTCGCGCGCCAGTCGGCGTAACGGAACGCCGGCAGCAGCGCCGCCACGTGCTGATGCCTGGCGTTTTGGAAGCGCGCGAACCAGCGCTCGTCTTCGATCGCGATCTCGATCTTATTCCGCTTTGCGGCGGCGACGATCTCGGCCAGCGCCTTGTCATGTTGCCGATGCGACGCGATGATGATCTTGCGCACTCGCTCGCCCGCCGCGAGCGCCTCCGCTACCGCATGCACGCCGACGATGACTTCGTCATCGCCCGGCATCAAACGACCATTCGGAGCCTGCCGGCGTGTCCTTCACCGAGATGCCCGCCCGGCTCAACGCATTGCGCAGCGCATCGGATTGCGCGAAGTTCTTGGAGGCGCGCGCGACGTTGCGCAGCGCGATGACGCGCTCGATCAGCGCGGTGTCGCTGGAAACGGCGTCACCCGCGATCTTGCGCAGCATCGCCCTGGCCTCGTCGCTGAGATGCGCGACGGCGGATTTGCGCTCGAGATCTGCTTCCGCAGCGCTGCGCGGCAAGCCGAGGATATCGAGGCAGCGCTGGACGACGCCGAGGATGCTTGCATCGCCTTTGCGGCGCGCATCGCGCACTTGGGTCTGCAGCCACGCGACCGCGCCGCCGGTGTTGAGGTCGTCGTCGAGAAATGCGTCGAAGTCTTCCGGGGCTAAAGCCCCGGCACTACGAACGTGGCTGGGAGTGGGTAACTTTCGCAGATCGTCCAGCTCCTGATACAGCCCATGCAAGCCTTTGGCCGCGGCGTCGATCGCCTCTTCGGTGAAGTTGGTGGGCTTGCGGTATCCGGTCTGCAGGAACAGGTAGCGGACCGCGGCCGTCGAGTGCCGTTCGAGCAGCTCGGTGAGCGGGATGAAGTTGTTCAGCGACTTGCTCATCTTCTGCCCGTCGACCATCAACAGGCCCGCATGCATCCAGATGTTCGCCATCGGGTGTTTGCCGGTGAAGCATTCGGTCTGCGCGACTTCGTTCTCGTGGTGCGGGAATATCAGATCGGCCGCGCCCCCGTGAATGTCGATTTGATCGCCAAGGTAACGGCGCGCCATCGCTGAGCACTCGACGTGCCACCCCGGGCGGCCCTCGCCCCACGGACTCGGCCAGGTGGGCTCGCCCGGCTTGGCCTTCTTCCACAAGGCGAAGTCGAGCGGACTGCGTTTGTCCTCGCGCACTTCCATGCGCACCCCGGCGCGCAGGTCTTCGATCTTCTGCCCGCTCAGCTCGCCGTAGTGCGGATCGGATTCCACGGAGAAATAGACGCCGTCGCCCGACTCGTACGCCGCGCCGCGCGCGATCAATCCGGCGATGACCTCCACGATCGCGGGGATCTCCCGCGTCGCTCTGGGCTCGACGTCAGGCGGCTTCAGGCCGAGCCGCTTCGCGCAAGCCTCGTATTCGCCGAAGAAGCGGTTCACCACCGCGTCCCAACTGGTGCCGTCCTTGCGCGCGCGATCGATGATCTTGTCGTCGATATCGGTGACGTTCTGCACGTACGTGACGGCGAGACCCTTGGCGCTCAGGTGCCGGCGCAGCACGTCGAAAGTCAGAAAGGTGCGCGCGTGGCCCAGGTGCGGATTGGATGAAGGCGTCATCCCGCACACGTAGATGCCGACCAAGCCCTGGACCAGCGGCTTGAGCTCGTCGAGCTTGCGGGTCAGACTGTTATAGAGTCGGAGTGCCATTGCGCTGTTCGAGTTGGCGAACCTGCGCTTCGAGCGCCTCGATGCGGCCGCTCATCGCGGCCAGCGTTTCGACCAGCGGGTCGGGCATGTCCACTTGCGGGATGAGGGGTTCGGGATGCGCGCCGTCTTTCACGCAGCGCCCGGGCACGCCGACGACGGTGCAATCGGGCGGCACGGACTTGACGACCACTGCGCCGGCCGCGATCTTCGAGCGCGCGCCGATGACGATCGCTCCGATGACCTTCGCGCCTGCGCCGACCACGACGTCGTCTTCCAGCGTCGGGTGCCGTTTTTCACGCCGCAGGCTCGTGCCGCCGAGCGTGACGCCCTGATACAGCGTGCAGTTGCGGCCGACTTCCGCGGTTTCACCAATGACGACGCCCATGCCGTGATCGATGAAGAGGCCGCTGCCGAGCTCCGCGCCCGGGTGGATCTCGACGCCGGTGAGGAAGCGCACCCAGTGCGAGAACAAGCGCGGGATGACGGGCACGCCCCAGCGCTGCAGCGGGTGGATGAAACGGTGCGCGACGACGGCGTGGAAACCCGGATAGCAGAGCAGCACTTCGAGCCAGTTGCGCGCCGCCGGATCGCGCTCGAAGCACGCGTGCCAATCTTGACGGATCTGGTGGAAGATGGATTCTCTGGACATTGCGGCGTGCTGTGTTGTTATGACAGCGGCCCCTTGCTCGCCTCTTGCGTCTGCGCGAGCGCGTTGCGGATGCGCGCGGCGAGGCGGCGTGGCCCGAGCAGGGGCAATAATAGGGCAAGTTCGATGCCGTGCTCCCGACCCGTCGCGGCGATGCGGATGGGCCGATACAGCGCGCGCCCCTTGAGATCGTGCTTCGCGCCGAGCAGCGCCAGCGCGTCTTTGCTCGTGCTGGCGGCCAGCGCGGTGCGATCCGCGCATTTCTCTGCGGTTTCTGCAAGTTCGGCCACGAGCGAGCGCGCTGCTGCGCCGGTCAGCGCATCCTGTGCGCTGTCTTCGATGACGATTTGGTCGGTGAGCAGTTCGGCTGCAAGCCGCGGAACCTCACCGAGCACTTCCACGTGGTCGCTGAGCGCGTCGACGAGCAGCCCGCGCCACGCTTCGTCTTTGAAATCGGACGCAGCGGCGACCTTCTCGTCCTGCGCGGCCCACTGCGCAAAAAGCTCGCTGCGCTTCTCCTTTGGTAACGCGCGCAGGTAGTGCGCGTTGAACCAGCGCAGCTTCGCGTGATCGAAGACCGCGGGGCTTTTGGCCACGCGATCGAGCGAGAACGCTGCGGTCAATTCCTCGAGCGTGAAAAATTCGCGATCGTTGCCCGGCGCCCAGCCCAGCAATGCGAGATAGTTGAGCAGCGCCGGCGCAAGATAGCCGCTCTCTCGATATTCCGCCACCGAAGTCGCCCCGTGACGTTTCGAGAGCTTCGTATGATCCGGCGCCAGGATCATGGAGACGTGTGCGAACAGCGGCAGCGGCAGCTCGAGCGCTTCGTACAAGGCGACTTGGCGCGGTGTGTTGGGAAGATGCTCGTCGCCCCGGATGACGTGACTGATGGCCATATCGCTGTCGTCGACGACCGCGGCGAAATTGTACGTCGGCCCGCCTTCTGACTTCATGATGACAAAATCGCCGATCGAACCCGCTGGGAAATGCACTGACCCGCGCACGAGATCTTCGACGAACACGTCGCGCTCGGGCATCGTGAACCGGATGGCTCCCTTGCGTCCTTCCGCCTCGCGCGCGCTGCGCTGCGAAGGCGTGAGATCGCGGCACTTGCCGGAGTATCTGGGCGCCTTGCCGGCTTGTTCGGCCGCCTTGCGTTCCGCCTCGAGTTCCTCGGGCGTGCAGTAGCACGGATACGCGGCGCCGATCTCCAGCAGGCGCGCGGCGGCAAGACCGTAGCGATCCCCGCGCTCCGTCTGACGATAAGGCCCGAACGATCCGCCCACGTCCGTGCCTTCATCCCAGTCGAGCCCCAGCCAGTGCAGGTCGTCCTGGATGATCTTCTCCGATTCGCCGGAGGAGCGCGCATAATCCGTGTCCTCCGAACGCAGGATCATGCTGCCGCCGTGCTTGCGCGCGAAGAGATAATTGAAGAGAGCGGTGTGGGCGCCGCCGACATGCAGCGTGCCCGTCGGCGCAGGCGCAAAGCGCACGCGCACGGAGGCCGTCCTCTGCTTCATCTCTTCGTCGTCTCGATGGCGGCGATGACGCAGGCCGCGATGCCGGCGCCTTCGCCGGTGAATCCGAGGCCTTCGGTGTGCTTCGCCTTCGCGCTGCACCGTGACACGTCGATCTCGAGCGCTGCGGCGAGCGCCGTGCGCATGCCGTCTAAGTGGGGCGCCAGCGAGGGGGCCTCAGCCAGGATCGTGCAATCGATATTGGCGACGCCGTAGCCCGCGCCGCGCAGCAACCCGACGGCTTTGCGCAAGAGCTGCATGCTGTCTGCCCCGGCGTAGCGCGAATCGCCCGCGGGAAAATGCGTGCCGCAATCGCCGAGCGCGGCGGCGCCGAGGATCGCGTCGATGGTGGCGTGCGCGACCACGTCCGCGTCCGAGAAGCCTTCGAGGCCGCGTTCGAATGGAATGCGGCAGCCGCCCAGAATCAGCGGGCGCCCGGCAACCAAACGGTGCGCGTCAAACCCGAAACCGACTCTCAACGACGCGTTGCCAGCAGACGTTCGGCGATGCGCGCCGCGACCTCCAAGTCATCGGGCGTGGTGATCTTGAGGTTCTCGTACGAGCTTTCGATCAGGGCGATGGGCGTGCTCTGGTAGCGCTCGACCAGCGCGGCGTCGTCGGTCGCTTCGAAACCGTCCGCCTGCGCGAGCCGGTGCGCCTCGAGCAGCGTCGCGTACGAGAAGACCTGCGGCGTTTGCGCCGCCCACAGGCGCTCGCGCGGCACGGTGCCTTCCACCGTGTCTTTGTCGGTGGCGAGCTTGATCGTGTCCTTTACCGGCACGGCGGCGATCGCCGCGCCCACGCGCGCGGCCGCGCTGATGACTCGACCGGTGAGCGCGGAGTCGATGAACGGTCGCGCGCCGTCTTGCACCAGCACGTAGTCGCAGGTCGCCGGCACGGCGCGCAGCGCTACGTGGACTGAATCCTGGCGTCTCGGGCCGCCGCGCACGATCGAGCGGACTTTGCCGGCCCCGAAGCGCTCGGCGAGTTCATCGAATTCGGTCCGCTCGTCGTTCTCACAAGCGATGACGATGCCTGACACTTCAGGCGTGTCCGCCAGACTCTCGAGCGCCCATGCGACGACGGGCTTGCCGGCAAGGTCAAGCAGCTGTTTGCGCCGGCCGAATCGATCGCCGCGACCCGCGGCCGCGAGAATCGCAAAAACGTTCAAGAGCGCCCCTTACGTCTTCTTCAGGCGCGCGAAGATCATGCGCCCGGCCGCGGTCTGCAGCACCGACGTGACATGCACGCCGACGGTTTCGCCGATGAGGCGCCGGCCGTTTTCGACCACGATCATCGTACCGTCGTCGAGATAGCCCACGCCCTGGCTTTGTTCCTTGCCGTCCTTGACGATATTTACCGACATCTCCTCACCAGGCAGCACCACCGGCTTCACCGCGTTCGCCAATTCGTTGACGTTGAGAATCTGGACCCCCTGCAATTTCGCCACGCGATTGAGATTATAGTCATTGGTCAGGATCGGCGCGCCCATCTGCTGCGCGAGGCTGACGAGCTTGCTGTCGACGTCGCGTTCGGGAGAATCTTTCTCGAGGATCTCAAGGCGCCCGGAGATGTCACGCAGCCGATTGAGGATCTCGAGGCCGCGCCGGCCGCGCGCTCTGCGCATGGCGTCCGCCGAATCCGCGATCGTCTGCAGTTCCTTCAAAACGAACTTGGGCACGAGCAGCCTGCCTTCTACGAATCCGGCCTCGACGATCTCCAGGATGCGCCCGTCGACGATGACTGACGTGTCCAGCAGTTTCGGCGGTGCTTCTCCGCCTCCGCCCTTGGCTAAAGTGACGAGGCGCTGGCGAAGGCCGACGCGCAGTCCCGTGTATCCGAAGAACAGCGTGATCAGCGAGTAGATGACGATGGAGACGATCGGGCCATAGCGGGGCAGTTGGCGCACCGGTAAGAAAATGTCGCGGATCAAGAAGGCGACCACGAGCCCGGTGATGAGGCCGACCGCGCCCGAGAGCGCTTCGTTGGCCGAGAGGCCCGCGATCTTCTCTTCGAACTGCGATTGCGTGCGGTCGAAGAGCCTGTAGAGCATCGGCGAGATGAGCACGCCGACTGCGAAGCCCAGCAACGGCAGGCCGATGTCGCGCACGCGCGCCATGACGCCCGTTTCCTCGGCGAGGAGCGGCGCGTGCAAAGAAGCTTCAACACCCGCGGCGACGCCGAGGAGGCCGAAGAGCAGCGCAAAGATGATGCGTAAGACCGTTTTGCTCAAAGTCCGGCAGGGGCCGGGAAGAAAGGATGTAAGAATTCCGTGCACACGCTGTTGGCCAGCAACCGACCGCGTGGCGTAAGCCTAGCCCCCGAACCGTCCACTTCGAGCAAGCCTGCTTCACAGCATTTTTTTCGCGCCGCGGCAAATATCAGTGGCGGATCCACTCCGAAGCGGTCCCGGAAGTCCTGGTCCACGATGCCTTCGGCGGTGCGCAAGGCCAACATGGCCGCCTCGCCGACGCGTTCTGGCCAAGCCAGGGTTTCCGTGTCCTCTGTCGCGCTTTGACCTGCCTCGATCGCCGCGCAGTACGCCTCGTAGGAGCGGGCGTTGCGCGTGCGCGCGCCGTCGCGGTATCCGCAAGCGGACATACCGAGCGCAAGGCAGTCTCTTTGCCGCCAGTAACCGATATTGTGCGCGCACTCGAAACCCGGCTTGGCGAAATTCGAGAGCTCGTAGTGCTCTAGCCCGGCGGCGGTCAACAGGTCGTGTGCGTTTTCGAGTTGTTCGGCCATCGCATCGTCGTCGGGAAAGGCTTTGGAATCTTTTTGAAACCAGGTCGCATAGGGCGTGCCTTGCTCGATGGTCAGTGCATAGACCGATACGTGGCCGGGTTCGCAGCTCAGCGCTCTTCGCAGGGTGCGACGAAAATTGTCGGCGCTTTGACCAGGCACACCGGCGATGAGATCGAGGCCGATGTTGTCATGTCCGGCTCGTCGCGCTTCTTTTATATAGCGTTCGGCCTCGGCGGCGCTATGGGTCCGCCCGAGCCGGTGCAACTCCTGGTCTTCAAAGGATTGCACGCCCACCGACAGCCGCGTGATTCCGGCCTCGCGGTAGGCTGACAGATCGACGCTATTTCTCGATGGATTCGCTTCTAGGGTGCATTCGATGCTGCCCGGCGCGAGACCAAAGCGTTGGAACAGCGCTGCCAGGAGCGTGTTGATCTGCTCCGCCGACAGCGCGGACGGCGTACCGCCGCCCAAGTAGATCGTCTGAACCCCGCCGGGCGGAATGTCCGCTCGCTCGAGTTCGGCATGCAGCGCGTTCAGATATCGCAGCACCCGTTCGGCTTTGAACTCGACGACTGCGAAGTCGCAGTATGGACAAATGCGATCGCAAAACGGCAGGTGCACGTAGCACCCTGCGCCTTTGTCGCTGGTATCCCAATGTGGCATGTACGGTAATGGTTCGATGCACGGACCTAAAGGTCCGTGGCTACGTTCGTTTTCGTTTTTACATTACGGGGTGAAGAAAACGCCCACGGCGCCGGGGCCGGCGTGCGTTCCCACCGTGGGGCCTGCGTTGCAGATGATGAGGAACACCGGATCGACCCGCTCGCGCACGCGCTGTGCGACCGACTCCGCCAACTCAGGCGCAACGGTGTGCATGATCGCGCAGCGCGCGCTCCCTTTCTTGGGCGCAGCGGCCACCGTGAGATCCACCACTTTGTCGACCGCGCGCGCAAACGTGCGCACCTTCGAGTGCTCGGCGACTAGCCCGTTTGCCAGCGTGATGATGGGGACGATTTTGAGCACGTTGCCGAGCAGGCCTTGCATCTGACCGATGCGCCCGCCGCGCGCCAGAAACGTCAGCGTCGGGATGGCTGCATATAAATGAAGGTTCTCGATGTCGCTGTGCACCGCCGCCAAGATCTGTTCGAGCGACTCGCCGCGCGACGCCCGGTCTCGCGCGTTGAGCACGAGCAGCCCGAGGCCTGACGCGACCCAGCGCGTGTCCACGACCGTGATGCGCGCGGGATCGACCTGCGTGGCGGCGATGACTGCCGAGTTGTACGTGCCCGAGAGCGCAGATGAGAGATGAAGCGAGAGCACGTGCTCGGCGCCGGCAGCGAGCAGGCGTTCGTAGGTTTGCGCGAAGAGCCCCGGCGGCGGTTGAGCGGTGATGGGATGATTCGGGTTCTTGCTTAGCTTCGAATAGAATTGGTCGGGTGTCAGGTCGACGCCGTCTTGGAACTGCTCGGATCCGAAGGTGACGGAAAGCGGAACGACGGCGATATCGTCACCGGCGAGCGCGCCGAGGTCGGCGGTCGAGTCGGTGACGATGGCGATCTTCGAGCTCACGAAGAGGCTTGCGCGGATGCCGGGGGTTCGAGCATGCGCGCGATAGACCCGACAAGATCCTGCCGCACGGCGCGCAGGGCCATGCGCACCGCGCTGTGCACGGTGTGGGCATCGGCGCGTCCGTGCCCGACGATGCAAATGCCGCGCACGCCGAGCACCGGCGCGCCGCCGTGCTCGCGGTGGTCCATGCGCTTGCGCACCGCGCGGAACTGCGGGCGCAGCAACGCGGCACCGATCTTGGCGCGCGTCGATTTCTGGATCGCCTCCCGCAGCAAGGTGAAAATGTACTCGCTGGTCCCTTCCGCGGTCTTCAGCGCGACGTTGCCCACGAAGCCGTCGCACACGACGACATCGGCCTCGCCGAGCAAGAGATCGCGGCCCTCGACGTTGCCGATGAAGTTGATCGGCGCGGCGGCCAACAGCGGAAACGCCTCGAACGTCAGGGCGTTGCCCTTGGTCTCTTCTTCTCCCACGGACAACAAGCCGACCTTGGGATCCGCAACGCCCAATACCGCGCGCGAGTACGCCGTGCCCATCAGCGCGAATTGCACGAGCCATTCG is part of the Candidatus Tumulicola sp. genome and harbors:
- the hemW gene encoding radical SAM family heme chaperone HemW — translated: MPHWDTSDKGAGCYVHLPFCDRICPYCDFAVVEFKAERVLRYLNALHAELERADIPPGGVQTIYLGGGTPSALSAEQINTLLAALFQRFGLAPGSIECTLEANPSRNSVDLSAYREAGITRLSVGVQSFEDQELHRLGRTHSAAEAERYIKEARRAGHDNIGLDLIAGVPGQSADNFRRTLRRALSCEPGHVSVYALTIEQGTPYATWFQKDSKAFPDDDAMAEQLENAHDLLTAAGLEHYELSNFAKPGFECAHNIGYWRQRDCLALGMSACGYRDGARTRNARSYEAYCAAIEAGQSATEDTETLAWPERVGEAAMLALRTAEGIVDQDFRDRFGVDPPLIFAAARKKCCEAGLLEVDGSGARLTPRGRLLANSVCTEFLHPFFPAPAGL
- the sigH gene encoding RNA polymerase sporulation sigma factor SigH, with protein sequence MGALRQAEDTLDYSERADEELVNAAKCGDNLAMEFLLNKYKNFVRIKAKSYFLIGADREDIIQEGMIGLYKAVRDFRADKLSSFRAFAELCITRQIITAIKTATRQKHIPLNQYISLNKPIYDEDSERTLLDVMASAKMSDPEELVINQEVSEDIKERIQENLSDLESQVLLSYLEGKSYQEMARDLNRHVKSIDNALQRVKRKIEKNLSEVELY
- the ispD gene encoding 2-C-methyl-D-erythritol 4-phosphate cytidylyltransferase translates to MNVFAILAAAGRGDRFGRRKQLLDLAGKPVVAWALESLADTPEVSGIVIACENDERTEFDELAERFGAGKVRSIVRGGPRRQDSVHVALRAVPATCDYVLVQDGARPFIDSALTGRVISAAARVGAAIAAVPVKDTIKLATDKDTVEGTVPRERLWAAQTPQVFSYATLLEAHRLAQADGFEATDDAALVERYQSTPIALIESSYENLKITTPDDLEVAARIAERLLATRR
- the plsX gene encoding phosphate acyltransferase PlsX, coding for MNDKDVIIAIDALGGDRAPEEIVAGACAAAKSFGCRILLVGDEARVKPLLQREGNPLNVSTVHAPGVVAMDEAPTAAVRRGAETSMGKTVDLVREGLAHAAYSAGNSGAFLATAQIRLRTLPGIARPGFATAWPAIRGPMLLVDAGANVDCKPEWLVQFALMGTAYSRAVLGVADPKVGLLSVGEEETKGNALTFEAFPLLAAAPINFIGNVEGRDLLLGEADVVVCDGFVGNVALKTAEGTSEYIFTLLREAIQKSTRAKIGAALLRPQFRAVRKRMDHREHGGAPVLGVRGICIVGHGRADAHTVHSAVRMALRAVRQDLVGSIARMLEPPASAQASS
- a CDS encoding PIN domain-containing protein; this encodes MSKTVLRIIFALLFGLLGVAAGVEASLHAPLLAEETGVMARVRDIGLPLLGFAVGVLISPMLYRLFDRTQSQFEEKIAGLSANEALSGAVGLITGLVVAFLIRDIFLPVRQLPRYGPIVSIVIYSLITLFFGYTGLRVGLRQRLVTLAKGGGGEAPPKLLDTSVIVDGRILEIVEAGFVEGRLLVPKFVLKELQTIADSADAMRRARGRRGLEILNRLRDISGRLEILEKDSPERDVDSKLVSLAQQMGAPILTNDYNLNRVAKLQGVQILNVNELANAVKPVVLPGEEMSVNIVKDGKEQSQGVGYLDDGTMIVVENGRRLIGETVGVHVTSVLQTAAGRMIFARLKKT
- a CDS encoding DegV family protein translates to MSSKIAIVTDSTADLGALAGDDIAVVPLSVTFGSEQFQDGVDLTPDQFYSKLSKNPNHPITAQPPPGLFAQTYERLLAAGAEHVLSLHLSSALSGTYNSAVIAATQVDPARITVVDTRWVASGLGLLVLNARDRASRGESLEQILAAVHSDIENLHLYAAIPTLTFLARGGRIGQMQGLLGNVLKIVPIITLANGLVAEHSKVRTFARAVDKVVDLTVAAAPKKGSARCAIMHTVAPELAESVAQRVRERVDPVFLIICNAGPTVGTHAGPGAVGVFFTP
- the cysS gene encoding cysteine--tRNA ligase, whose protein sequence is MALRLYNSLTRKLDELKPLVQGLVGIYVCGMTPSSNPHLGHARTFLTFDVLRRHLSAKGLAVTYVQNVTDIDDKIIDRARKDGTSWDAVVNRFFGEYEACAKRLGLKPPDVEPRATREIPAIVEVIAGLIARGAAYESGDGVYFSVESDPHYGELSGQKIEDLRAGVRMEVREDKRSPLDFALWKKAKPGEPTWPSPWGEGRPGWHVECSAMARRYLGDQIDIHGGAADLIFPHHENEVAQTECFTGKHPMANIWMHAGLLMVDGQKMSKSLNNFIPLTELLERHSTAAVRYLFLQTGYRKPTNFTEEAIDAAAKGLHGLYQELDDLRKLPTPSHVRSAGALAPEDFDAFLDDDLNTGGAVAWLQTQVRDARRKGDASILGVVQRCLDILGLPRSAAEADLERKSAVAHLSDEARAMLRKIAGDAVSSDTALIERVIALRNVARASKNFAQSDALRNALSRAGISVKDTPAGSEWSFDAGR
- the cysE gene encoding serine O-acetyltransferase — translated: MIAPARATPPRRAHPQRARADARGEQGAAVITTQHAAMSRESIFHQIRQDWHACFERDPAARNWLEVLLCYPGFHAVVAHRFIHPLQRWGVPVIPRLFSHWVRFLTGVEIHPGAELGSGLFIDHGMGVVIGETAEVGRNCTLYQGVTLGGTSLRREKRHPTLEDDVVVGAGAKVIGAIVIGARSKIAAGAVVVKSVPPDCTVVGVPGRCVKDGAHPEPLIPQVDMPDPLVETLAAMSGRIEALEAQVRQLEQRNGTPTL
- a CDS encoding DUF4760 domain-containing protein, which codes for MTTEPAGMSLSVEQIVPIGSLLIAFATVVFTTIMLARQSRQMEHERNALAMLEAIDRLSSVHVVTVFEHLKGVEARYPTDKDIAEKFVGSEDERAFFVVGQYVETIACLARRRVLDASLLVDAIGYMLRFRWATIEKFVAHWRRYNNNEFLFENFEWLARYSNWWKDTPRPRDPNYDPNQFSK
- the ispF gene encoding 2-C-methyl-D-erythritol 2,4-cyclodiphosphate synthase, which translates into the protein MRVGFGFDAHRLVAGRPLILGGCRIPFERGLEGFSDADVVAHATIDAILGAAALGDCGTHFPAGDSRYAGADSMQLLRKAVGLLRGAGYGVANIDCTILAEAPSLAPHLDGMRTALAAALEIDVSRCSAKAKHTEGLGFTGEGAGIAACVIAAIETTKR
- the rlmB gene encoding 23S rRNA (guanosine(2251)-2'-O)-methyltransferase RlmB, with the protein product MPGDDEVIVGVHAVAEALAAGERVRKIIIASHRQHDKALAEIVAAAKRNKIEIAIEDERWFARFQNARHQHVAALLPAFRYADWRATRDALRKNESALVLALDHIEDPHNLGALVRNAECAGAQAVVIPERRGAGVTAAARRAAAGAASHLPIARVPNLVRALEDLKEDGHWVVGLATLPTAVPYTLADYLGKCTLVVGSEGKGLSRLVAERCDRLVRIPVLGRVASLNAASAGAVVLYEVVRQRSKTAATT
- the gltX gene encoding glutamate--tRNA ligase, which codes for MKQRTASVRVRFAPAPTGTLHVGGAHTALFNYLFARKHGGSMILRSEDTDYARSSGESEKIIQDDLHWLGLDWDEGTDVGGSFGPYRQTERGDRYGLAAARLLEIGAAYPCYCTPEELEAERKAAEQAGKAPRYSGKCRDLTPSQRSAREAEGRKGAIRFTMPERDVFVEDLVRGSVHFPAGSIGDFVIMKSEGGPTYNFAAVVDDSDMAISHVIRGDEHLPNTPRQVALYEALELPLPLFAHVSMILAPDHTKLSKRHGATSVAEYRESGYLAPALLNYLALLGWAPGNDREFFTLEELTAAFSLDRVAKSPAVFDHAKLRWFNAHYLRALPKEKRSELFAQWAAQDEKVAAASDFKDEAWRGLLVDALSDHVEVLGEVPRLAAELLTDQIVIEDSAQDALTGAAARSLVAELAETAEKCADRTALAASTSKDALALLGAKHDLKGRALYRPIRIAATGREHGIELALLLPLLGPRRLAARIRNALAQTQEASKGPLS